The proteins below come from a single Pedobacter sp. MC2016-14 genomic window:
- a CDS encoding S9 family peptidase encodes MKLFFIIVLSWCLCTPAFSQKTTFKSDSVTFKNTNGSITFGATVSVPASGLSTNNAVVLISGGGMQDRDGKMAGHPWFKVLAEFLNSKGLTVLRMDDRGVGKTTGDYMMATTADFADDALAAITYLQSRKDLRLKKIGLLGHSEGGAASAIAASKSKNVAFIISLSGLAINGMSSLKSQNEDIVNASELKDYDKKRSNDINNLMFQTARKYVDSANMEQKLNETYAEWKKKDDVYFKTLNIEFDHFRFPVYSYVNYAVKPWYRYFLKFDPTDFLPKVKVPILAINGDKDLMVRSAPNLSNWKNLPAKGGNKKVTIKEIPGLNHLLQHCITCQQQEYATIKEDIAPEVLKELGLWLSNNNLGK; translated from the coding sequence ATGAAATTATTTTTCATCATAGTATTGAGCTGGTGTCTATGTACACCAGCCTTTTCTCAAAAAACAACCTTTAAAAGCGATAGTGTAACTTTTAAAAATACAAATGGCAGCATTACTTTTGGCGCAACGGTTTCTGTGCCAGCATCGGGTTTAAGTACTAATAATGCGGTAGTCTTGATATCTGGCGGTGGAATGCAGGACAGGGATGGCAAAATGGCCGGACACCCCTGGTTTAAAGTATTGGCTGAATTTTTAAATTCCAAAGGACTTACCGTTTTGCGCATGGATGATCGTGGTGTCGGAAAAACTACAGGCGATTATATGATGGCGACAACAGCTGATTTTGCGGATGATGCATTGGCTGCTATTACTTACCTGCAATCTCGTAAAGACCTGCGTTTAAAAAAGATTGGTCTTCTTGGACATAGCGAAGGTGGTGCAGCTAGTGCAATTGCAGCATCAAAATCTAAAAATGTAGCCTTTATCATCAGTTTATCTGGTTTGGCTATTAACGGTATGAGCTCATTAAAATCTCAAAATGAAGATATAGTTAATGCATCAGAACTGAAAGATTATGACAAAAAGCGTTCTAACGATATCAACAACCTGATGTTCCAAACTGCCCGTAAATATGTGGATTCGGCAAATATGGAGCAGAAACTTAACGAAACCTACGCAGAATGGAAAAAGAAAGACGATGTATATTTTAAAACCTTAAATATTGAGTTCGACCATTTTCGCTTTCCGGTTTACAGTTACGTAAATTATGCCGTTAAACCATGGTACCGTTATTTTTTAAAGTTTGACCCTACTGACTTCCTGCCAAAAGTAAAGGTACCGATCCTTGCCATAAATGGCGACAAGGATTTAATGGTACGTTCAGCCCCCAATTTGAGCAACTGGAAAAACCTTCCGGCTAAAGGTGGAAATAAAAAGGTAACAATTAAAGAAATTCCAGGTTTAAATCATTTGCTGCAGCATTGTATCACCTGCCAGCAGCAGGAATATGCAACAATTAAAGAAGATATAGCACCAGAGGTGCTCAAAGAACTGGGCTTATGGCTCAGCAATAACAATTTAGGAAAGTAA
- a CDS encoding RagB/SusD family nutrient uptake outer membrane protein, with protein sequence MTTLYKYLVAGLLLIGFGACKKELSALPQNAKVDANTILDQGTAQIALNGAYYTFANATAVKTGWQMHEVFPARFAGHLTFGVSTGYNEDLNLNARTTSYYWAESYILLNSANGVIKGVTALADHKFSANRKQEILAEARFLRAYAHFKLLVFYGEWYKVESPYGVLLRDELSTLSNIAKARSSVKESYNFILADLDAVIANGPAVNPRHYATKWAGMALKMRVLMSRGAAGDYAEVVNLANTLIQTGPYVLETNARDVFRTAGLTSKEVILGIIPQVGQEKATFSKSLQYWPGASSLYAATAALNNLYANDPRQTWVIGPANPSTRVPNTFFFTKYIAQSTTPTLISEASYALRLTEVYLLKAEAIVRSGGSLADAKALIHTVQEKAGITSSTNNINYLAVEAASTPETLLAEIYKETVKSLVAEDGQEWLALLRQPFATVRQLRHTITTQEQYILPVPRSEFMYNPSFGEQNPGYSKN encoded by the coding sequence ATGACAACATTATATAAATACCTGGTCGCCGGATTATTGCTGATAGGCTTTGGCGCATGTAAAAAAGAATTGAGTGCTTTACCCCAAAATGCGAAAGTGGATGCCAATACCATTCTGGACCAGGGTACTGCGCAGATTGCCTTAAATGGTGCCTATTACACATTTGCCAATGCTACTGCTGTAAAAACAGGCTGGCAAATGCATGAGGTTTTCCCGGCCAGATTTGCCGGGCACTTAACTTTTGGTGTTTCTACCGGTTACAATGAAGATTTGAATTTGAATGCAAGGACAACCAGCTATTACTGGGCGGAATCTTATATCTTACTAAATTCGGCCAATGGCGTCATTAAGGGGGTAACTGCACTGGCTGACCATAAATTTTCGGCGAATAGAAAACAAGAGATTTTGGCTGAAGCCAGGTTTTTGAGGGCTTACGCACATTTTAAATTGCTGGTTTTTTATGGCGAATGGTATAAGGTGGAAAGCCCATACGGGGTTTTGCTGCGCGATGAATTGTCTACACTGAGCAACATTGCAAAAGCCCGGAGCAGTGTAAAAGAGAGCTATAATTTTATCCTGGCCGATTTGGATGCGGTGATAGCCAATGGGCCGGCCGTCAATCCCAGGCATTATGCTACAAAATGGGCGGGCATGGCTTTGAAAATGCGCGTATTGATGAGTAGGGGCGCTGCAGGGGATTATGCAGAAGTGGTAAATTTGGCCAACACTCTTATCCAAACTGGTCCCTATGTATTGGAAACGAATGCTAGAGATGTGTTTCGTACTGCTGGTTTGACCAGTAAAGAAGTTATCCTTGGGATTATCCCACAGGTAGGGCAGGAGAAGGCTACTTTTAGCAAAAGTTTGCAATATTGGCCCGGTGCATCCAGTTTGTATGCAGCAACTGCGGCATTAAACAATTTGTACGCAAATGACCCTCGCCAAACCTGGGTTATTGGCCCGGCAAACCCAAGTACCCGGGTGCCCAATACATTTTTCTTTACCAAATATATTGCGCAGTCTACTACGCCTACACTAATTTCAGAAGCCAGTTATGCACTGAGGCTTACAGAAGTATACCTTTTAAAAGCCGAAGCCATTGTACGATCGGGTGGTAGTCTGGCCGATGCAAAAGCGCTGATTCATACCGTTCAGGAAAAAGCCGGCATTACATCATCCACAAACAACATCAATTACCTGGCTGTTGAGGCGGCCAGTACCCCTGAAACGTTGCTTGCAGAGATCTATAAAGAAACAGTTAAAAGCCTGGTTGCCGAAGATGGACAGGAATGGCTAGCCTTGTTGCGTCAGCCTTTTGCAACTGTAAGGCAGTTGAGGCATACCATTACTACACAAGAGCAATATATCCTTCCAGTACCAAGATCTGAATTTATGTACAACCCGAGTTTCGGAGAACAGAATCCAGGGTATTCTAAAAATTAA